Proteins from one Mycobacterium sp. HUMS_12744610 genomic window:
- a CDS encoding EamA family transporter, with translation MLLVAYPIEVVLLGVLAASAGGPIRFGAVFWGVLYGLSQALGMWAFFAALGSGPISVVSPVAAVLNAAVPVAVGVVLGERPGQTASVGVVLAMVAVMLVSREATVEGVTPYRFTPKVAWLTVVAGVAFGMDLVFLHQAPHECRFWPLFIARLSATVVVLLLAATSKKLRPPRGKPLLLAGAVALLDIFANVTMLEALRSWLLSLASMLISLYPAATVVLAMLVLRERVTRWQGLGMVLAMGSVAMIAAA, from the coding sequence GTGTTGTTGGTCGCCTACCCGATCGAGGTCGTGTTGCTGGGCGTGCTGGCAGCCAGCGCGGGCGGGCCGATCCGCTTCGGCGCGGTCTTCTGGGGTGTCCTGTACGGGCTGAGCCAGGCGCTGGGAATGTGGGCGTTCTTCGCGGCGCTGGGGTCGGGCCCCATCTCGGTGGTCTCGCCCGTGGCGGCGGTGCTGAACGCGGCGGTGCCCGTCGCCGTCGGCGTGGTGCTGGGGGAGCGCCCGGGACAGACCGCCTCCGTGGGTGTCGTGCTGGCGATGGTCGCGGTGATGCTCGTGAGCCGCGAAGCCACCGTCGAGGGCGTGACGCCGTACCGGTTCACGCCGAAGGTGGCGTGGCTGACGGTGGTGGCCGGCGTGGCGTTCGGGATGGACCTGGTGTTCCTCCATCAGGCGCCCCACGAATGCCGGTTCTGGCCGCTGTTCATCGCCCGCCTGTCGGCGACCGTGGTGGTGTTGCTGCTCGCGGCGACGAGCAAGAAGTTGCGGCCGCCGCGTGGTAAGCCGCTGCTGTTGGCGGGGGCGGTGGCCCTGCTGGACATCTTCGCCAACGTCACCATGCTGGAGGCGCTGCGGTCGTGGCTGTTGTCGTTGGCCAGCATGTTGATCTCGCTGTATCCGGCGGCGACGGTCGTGCTGGCGATGCTGGTGCTGCGCGAGCGCGTGACGCGGTGGCAGGGCCTCGGCATGGTGTTGGCCATGGGTTCCGTGGCGATGATTGCCGCGGCGTGA
- the smpB gene encoding SsrA-binding protein SmpB, producing the protein MANNSARAKATGDKRGGKRIVATNRKARHNYSVVELFEAGVALQGTEVKSLREGHASLADAFALVEDGEVWLHNVHIPEYQHGSWTNHEPRRKRKLLLHRRQIDTLIGKIRDGNLALVPLSLYFSEGKVKVELALARGKRAYDKRQDLARRDAHREVVRELGRRAKGLS; encoded by the coding sequence GTGGCCAACAACTCCGCCCGGGCCAAAGCGACGGGCGACAAACGCGGTGGCAAACGCATCGTCGCGACCAATCGCAAAGCGCGGCATAACTATTCGGTTGTCGAATTGTTCGAGGCCGGGGTTGCGCTGCAGGGTACGGAGGTCAAGAGCCTGCGCGAGGGACATGCCTCGCTGGCCGACGCCTTCGCGCTCGTCGAGGACGGCGAAGTCTGGCTACACAACGTGCACATCCCGGAGTACCAGCACGGCAGCTGGACCAACCATGAGCCCCGCCGCAAACGAAAGTTGCTGCTGCACCGCCGGCAGATCGACACGCTGATCGGCAAGATTCGCGATGGTAACCTCGCACTGGTGCCGTTGTCACTGTATTTCTCCGAGGGCAAGGTGAAGGTCGAACTCGCACTGGCGCGCGGCAAGCGGGCGTACGACAAGCGCCAGGACCTGGCTCGCCGTGACGCCCACCGCGAAGTGGTCCGTGAACTGGGCCGCCGGGCCAAGGGGTTGAGCTGA
- the ftsX gene encoding permease-like cell division protein FtsX: MRFGFLLNEVLTGLRRNITMTVAMILTTAISIGLFGGGLLVVRLADNSRAIYLDRVETQVFLTEDVSANDPACDADPCKALRERIEARNDVKSVRFLNRKDAYEDAIRKFPQYKEVAGKDSFPASFIVKLNNPEQHKDFDMAVQGQPGVLSVLNQKDLIDRLFAVLDGLSNAAFAVALVQAVGAVLLIANMVQVAAYTRRTEIGIMRLVGASRWYTQLPFLVEAMFAATVGVAIAIAGLILVRAWFLDSALNQFYQANLIARVDYADILYISPWLFLLGVSMSGLTAYVTLRLYVRE; the protein is encoded by the coding sequence GTGCGCTTCGGCTTCCTGCTCAACGAGGTCCTGACCGGTCTTCGTCGCAACATCACCATGACCGTTGCGATGATCCTGACGACGGCGATCTCGATCGGCCTGTTCGGCGGCGGTCTGCTGGTGGTCCGGCTGGCCGACAACTCCCGGGCCATCTACCTCGACCGCGTCGAGACCCAGGTCTTCCTCACCGAGGACGTCTCCGCCAACGATCCGGCCTGCGACGCCGACCCCTGCAAGGCGCTGCGGGAGCGCATCGAGGCGCGCAACGACGTCAAGTCGGTGCGGTTCCTCAACCGCAAGGACGCCTATGAGGACGCCATCCGGAAGTTCCCGCAGTACAAGGAGGTCGCCGGCAAGGACTCGTTCCCCGCGTCGTTCATCGTCAAGCTGAACAACCCCGAGCAGCACAAGGACTTCGACATGGCCGTGCAGGGCCAACCCGGGGTGCTGTCGGTGCTCAACCAGAAGGATCTGATCGACCGGCTGTTCGCGGTCCTGGACGGGCTGAGTAATGCCGCCTTCGCCGTCGCGCTGGTCCAGGCGGTCGGGGCTGTCCTGTTGATCGCCAACATGGTCCAGGTCGCGGCGTACACGCGGCGCACCGAGATCGGGATCATGCGGCTGGTCGGGGCCAGCCGCTGGTACACCCAGCTGCCGTTCCTGGTCGAGGCGATGTTCGCCGCCACCGTCGGGGTCGCAATAGCGATCGCCGGCCTGATCCTGGTGCGCGCGTGGTTCCTGGACAGTGCCCTCAACCAGTTCTACCAAGCAAACTTGATCGCCCGGGTGGACTACGCCGACATCCTCTACATTTCGCCGTGGCTGTTTTTGCTCGGCGTGTCGATGTCGGGCCTGACGGCGTACGTGACTTTGCGGCTCTACGTGCGGGAATAG
- the ftsE gene encoding cell division ATP-binding protein FtsE, whose protein sequence is MITLDHVSKKYKASARPALEDVNVKIDKGEFVFLIGPSGSGKSTFMRLLLGAESPTAGDVRVSKFHVNKLPGRHIPKLRQVIGCVFQDFRLLQQKTVYDNVAFALEVIGKRTDAINRVVPEVLETVGLSGKANRLPHELSGGEQQRVAIARAFVNRPLLLLADEPTGNLDPDTSNDIMDLLERINRTGTTVLMATHDHHIVDSMRQRVVELSLGRLVRDEQRGIYGMDR, encoded by the coding sequence ATGATCACCCTGGACCATGTCAGCAAGAAATACAAAGCGTCGGCGCGACCGGCGCTGGAGGACGTGAACGTCAAGATCGACAAGGGTGAATTCGTCTTTCTGATCGGACCGTCGGGTTCGGGCAAGTCGACGTTCATGCGCCTGCTGCTGGGCGCGGAGTCACCGACCGCGGGTGACGTGCGAGTGTCGAAGTTCCACGTCAACAAGCTCCCGGGTCGCCACATACCCAAGCTGCGCCAGGTGATCGGCTGCGTCTTCCAGGACTTTCGCCTGCTACAGCAGAAGACCGTGTACGACAACGTGGCCTTCGCCCTGGAGGTCATCGGCAAACGCACCGACGCCATCAACCGGGTCGTGCCCGAGGTGCTCGAGACGGTCGGCCTGTCCGGCAAAGCGAACAGGCTGCCGCACGAGCTGTCGGGCGGGGAGCAGCAACGCGTCGCGATTGCCCGCGCGTTCGTCAACCGGCCCCTGCTGCTGCTGGCCGACGAGCCCACCGGCAACCTCGACCCCGACACCAGCAACGACATCATGGATCTGCTCGAGCGGATCAACCGGACCGGCACCACGGTGTTGATGGCCACTCACGACCACCACATCGTCGACTCGATGCGGCAGCGGGTCGTCGAGTTGTCGTTGGGCAGGCTGGTTCGCGACGAACAGCGCGGCATCTACGGGATGGATCGCTAA
- a CDS encoding mechanosensitive ion channel family protein translates to MTTNPTVLAAARVSAASATQRWHDFWRGEIGEWIITRGLRIVMVLIAAVLAARFVNWVAQQVTRQLDIGFAESDALVRSEATKHRQAVASVISWVSIVIIGIWVMLQIADVLRFSLGGLIAPATVVGAALGFGAQQLVRDMLAGFFIIVEKQYGFGDLVTLTVVASTDASGTVENVTLRVTRLRSADGEVLTIPNGQIVKVVNLSKDWARAVVDIPVSINADLNRVNEVLHQECERATGDPVLKDLLLDAPTVMGVESIAVDTVTLRVVARTLPGKQFEVGRQLRVLVIRALARVGIVTAADATVGLVEDDPAVPAAKAARDKAEAAGDKSADAGDTTTDAVQRR, encoded by the coding sequence ATGACGACTAACCCCACCGTCCTCGCCGCGGCCCGGGTGTCGGCGGCCTCCGCCACCCAGCGTTGGCACGACTTCTGGCGCGGCGAGATCGGCGAATGGATCATCACCAGGGGTCTGCGGATCGTCATGGTGCTGATCGCGGCGGTGCTGGCCGCCCGCTTCGTCAACTGGGTGGCCCAGCAGGTGACCCGGCAGCTGGACATCGGGTTCGCCGAGAGCGACGCGCTGGTGCGCTCGGAGGCCACCAAGCACCGGCAGGCCGTGGCCTCGGTGATCTCGTGGGTGTCGATCGTCATCATCGGCATCTGGGTGATGCTGCAGATCGCCGACGTGCTGCGGTTCTCACTGGGTGGGCTGATCGCGCCGGCCACCGTGGTGGGCGCGGCGCTGGGCTTCGGCGCCCAGCAGCTGGTCAGGGACATGTTGGCCGGCTTCTTCATCATCGTGGAGAAGCAGTACGGCTTCGGCGACCTGGTCACCCTGACCGTGGTGGCATCGACGGACGCCAGCGGCACGGTCGAGAACGTGACCCTGCGGGTGACCCGGCTGCGCTCGGCGGACGGTGAGGTGTTGACCATTCCCAACGGGCAGATCGTCAAGGTGGTCAACCTGTCCAAGGACTGGGCCCGCGCGGTGGTGGACATTCCGGTGTCCATCAACGCCGACCTCAACCGGGTCAACGAGGTGTTGCACCAGGAGTGCGAACGCGCGACGGGCGACCCGGTGCTCAAGGACCTGCTGCTGGACGCGCCGACCGTGATGGGGGTGGAAAGCATCGCGGTCGACACCGTCACCCTGCGCGTGGTGGCCCGCACCCTGCCCGGCAAGCAGTTCGAGGTGGGCCGGCAACTGCGGGTGCTGGTCATCCGGGCGCTGGCCCGTGTCGGCATCGTCACCGCGGCCGACGCGACGGTGGGCCTGGTCGAGGACGACCCCGCGGTACCGGCCGCCAAGGCCGCCCGCGACAAAGCGGAGGCAGCCGGCGACAAGTCCGCCGACGCAGGTGACACGACCACGGATGCGGTGCAACGGCGATGA
- the prfB gene encoding peptide chain release factor 2: MEPDRQADIAALDSTLTTVERVLDVDGLRTRIEKLEHEASDPQLWDDQTRAQRVTSELSHAQGELRRIEELRRRLDDLPVLYELAAEEEGGAGADTLAEADAELAALRADIEATEVRTLLSGEYDEREALVTIRSGAGGVDAADWAEMLMRMYIRWAEQHKYPVEVFDISYAEEAGIKSATFAVHAPFAYGTLSVEQGTHRLVRISPFDNQSRRQTSFAEVEVLPVVDTTDHIDIPEGDVRVDVYRSSGPGGQSVNTTDSAVRLTHIPTGIVVTCQNEKSQLQNKVSAMRVLQAKLLERKRSEERAEMDALKGEGGSSWGNQMRSYVLHPYQMVKDLRTEYEVGNPAAVLDGDIDGFLEAGIRWRNRKDDD; this comes from the coding sequence GTGGAACCCGACCGTCAAGCCGACATCGCCGCCCTCGACTCCACCCTGACCACGGTGGAGCGGGTGCTCGATGTGGATGGTCTGCGCACCCGCATCGAGAAGCTCGAGCACGAGGCGTCCGATCCGCAGCTGTGGGACGACCAGACCCGGGCCCAGCGGGTGACCAGCGAGCTCTCGCACGCCCAGGGCGAGCTGCGCCGTATCGAGGAGCTGCGGCGGCGCCTCGACGACCTGCCGGTGCTCTACGAGCTGGCCGCCGAGGAGGAGGGCGGGGCCGGGGCCGACACGCTGGCCGAGGCCGACGCCGAGCTCGCGGCGCTGCGCGCCGACATCGAAGCCACCGAGGTGCGCACCCTGTTGTCCGGCGAGTACGACGAGCGCGAGGCGCTGGTCACCATCCGCTCCGGCGCGGGTGGGGTCGACGCCGCCGACTGGGCCGAGATGCTGATGCGCATGTACATCCGGTGGGCCGAGCAGCACAAGTACCCGGTCGAGGTGTTCGACATCTCCTACGCCGAGGAGGCGGGCATCAAAAGCGCCACCTTCGCCGTGCACGCGCCGTTCGCCTACGGCACGCTCTCGGTGGAGCAGGGCACCCATCGGCTGGTCCGGATCAGCCCGTTCGACAACCAGAGCCGGCGCCAGACGTCGTTCGCCGAGGTCGAGGTGCTCCCGGTCGTGGACACCACCGATCACATCGACATCCCCGAGGGCGACGTCCGCGTGGACGTCTACCGTTCCAGCGGGCCCGGCGGGCAGTCGGTGAACACCACCGACTCGGCGGTGCGTTTGACCCACATCCCCACGGGGATCGTCGTGACGTGCCAGAACGAGAAGTCCCAGCTGCAGAACAAGGTGTCGGCGATGCGGGTGCTGCAGGCCAAGCTGCTGGAGCGCAAGCGCTCCGAGGAGCGCGCCGAGATGGACGCCTTGAAAGGCGAGGGCGGCAGCTCCTGGGGCAACCAGATGCGCTCCTACGTGCTGCACCCGTATCAGATGGTCAAGGATTTGCGCACCGAGTACGAGGTGGGAAACCCGGCGGCGGTCCTGGACGGGGACATCGACGGGTTCCTGGAAGCGGGGATTCGGTGGCGCAACCGAAAAGATGACGACTAA
- a CDS encoding FAD-dependent oxidoreductase, protein MRLYHIAIVGSGPSGFFAAASLLKAADAAEDFDIYVDMLEMLPTPWGLVRSGVAPDHPKIKSISKQFEKTAEDPRFRFFGNVTVGEHVSAGELAERYDAVVYAVGAQSDRALHIPGEDLRGSVAAVDFVGWYNAHPNFARMAPDLSGARAVVIGNGNVALDVARILITDPEVLARTDIADHALEKLRPRGVQEVVLVGRRGPLQAAFTTLELRELADLEGVDVIVDPAQLEGITDEDAAAVGKTAKQNIKVLRDYANRGTGHEPHPGHRRLVFRFMTSPIEIKGDGKVESIVLGRNELVTDADGRVTAQDTGEREELPAQLVVRSVGYRGVPIPGLPFDERTGTIPHTDGRIAGSRNEYVVGWIKRGPSGVIGTNKKDSQDTVDTLIADLTGAGSDVPGGRGAARADELAEWLASRQPKLVTAAHWQLIDRYERTAGEAQGRPRVKLPDLAELLRIGHG, encoded by the coding sequence ATGCGTCTGTATCACATAGCCATCGTCGGCTCCGGACCGTCGGGATTCTTCGCCGCGGCCTCCCTGCTCAAGGCGGCCGACGCGGCGGAGGATTTCGACATCTACGTCGACATGCTGGAGATGTTGCCGACACCGTGGGGGCTGGTCCGGTCGGGGGTGGCACCCGATCACCCGAAGATCAAGTCGATCAGCAAGCAATTCGAAAAGACCGCCGAAGACCCGCGCTTCCGGTTCTTCGGCAACGTGACGGTGGGCGAACACGTCTCGGCGGGCGAGCTCGCCGAGCGCTACGACGCCGTCGTCTACGCCGTCGGAGCCCAGTCCGACCGCGCGCTGCACATCCCCGGCGAAGACCTGCGGGGTAGCGTCGCCGCCGTCGACTTCGTGGGCTGGTACAACGCCCACCCCAACTTCGCGCGGATGGCGCCCGACCTGTCGGGCGCCCGGGCCGTCGTCATCGGCAACGGCAACGTCGCACTCGACGTCGCCCGCATCCTGATCACCGACCCGGAAGTGCTGGCGCGCACCGACATCGCCGACCACGCGCTGGAGAAACTGCGGCCCCGCGGTGTGCAGGAGGTCGTCTTGGTGGGCCGGCGCGGCCCCCTGCAGGCCGCGTTCACCACGCTGGAGCTGCGGGAGCTCGCCGACCTCGAGGGGGTCGACGTGATCGTCGACCCCGCCCAGCTGGAAGGCATCACCGACGAGGACGCCGCCGCGGTGGGCAAGACGGCCAAGCAGAACATCAAGGTGCTGCGCGACTATGCCAACCGGGGAACCGGCCACGAACCCCACCCCGGGCACCGGCGCCTGGTGTTCCGGTTCATGACCTCGCCGATCGAGATCAAGGGCGACGGCAAGGTGGAAAGCATCGTGCTCGGCCGCAACGAACTGGTCACCGACGCCGACGGGCGGGTGACGGCGCAGGACACCGGCGAGCGCGAAGAGCTGCCGGCCCAGTTGGTGGTGCGGTCCGTCGGCTACCGCGGTGTGCCGATCCCCGGGCTGCCGTTCGACGAGCGGACCGGGACCATCCCCCACACCGACGGCCGGATAGCGGGCAGCCGCAACGAATACGTCGTCGGTTGGATCAAGCGGGGGCCGAGCGGGGTGATCGGCACCAACAAGAAGGACTCCCAGGACACCGTCGACACCCTGATCGCCGACCTGACCGGCGCCGGTTCGGACGTGCCGGGCGGGCGCGGAGCCGCGCGTGCCGACGAACTGGCCGAGTGGCTGGCTTCGCGCCAGCCCAAGCTGGTCACCGCCGCGCACTGGCAACTCATCGACCGCTACGAGCGCACCGCCGGTGAGGCGCAGGGACGGCCCCGCGTCAAACTGCCCGATCTGGCGGAGCTGCTGCGCATCGGCCACGGTTAG
- a CDS encoding GAF domain-containing sensor histidine kinase: MTPAHAGTETVPDGDGTAVHRLRRSLSQLRLRELLAEVQDRVEQMVEERDRLAGLVEAMLVVTAGLELDDTLRSIVHSATDLVDARYGALEVHDRNRRVSQFVHEGIDEDTVRRIGHVPEGRGIVGLLIGEPAPLRLDKIADHPASVGFPPHPPPMRTFLGVPIRVRDESFGTLYLADKLSGQPFSDDDEVLVQALAAAAGIAVANARLYEQARARQSWIEATRDIATELLSGTEPATVFRLVAEEALTLTAADGVVVAVPVDEGMPIAAAHELLVIETGGKVTPSAIGRTLAVARTPLADVLADGAPLPVEHFDLDGADLGPALVLPLRATGTVAGVVIMLYGGAAGSFTDEQVEMMAAFADQAALAWQLATSQRRMRELDVVTERDRIARDLHDHVIQRLFAVGLTLQAAAPLARVPEVQRRLADAVDDLQGVIQKIQTTIYGLHGAPQGASLRERIDEAVARLAGDLRTSVQFVGPLSVVEGTLAEHAEAVICEALVIALRHPRVTAVTIRVVVHDDLCIEVSDDGCGATEAGGGRKLARLRRRAEQAGGELTVETTAAGGTVLRWTAPLV; encoded by the coding sequence ATGACTCCCGCACACGCCGGGACGGAAACGGTTCCCGACGGGGATGGCACGGCCGTACATCGGCTACGCCGGTCCTTGTCGCAACTCCGGCTGCGCGAGCTGCTGGCCGAGGTGCAGGACCGCGTCGAGCAGATGGTCGAGGAGCGCGACCGTCTCGCCGGGCTGGTGGAGGCGATGCTGGTGGTCACCGCCGGGCTGGAGCTGGATGACACCCTGCGCTCGATCGTGCACTCGGCGACCGATCTGGTGGACGCGCGCTATGGCGCCCTGGAGGTGCACGACCGGAATCGCCGCGTATCGCAGTTCGTGCACGAGGGCATCGACGAGGACACGGTGCGGCGCATCGGCCACGTCCCCGAGGGCAGGGGGATCGTCGGTCTGCTGATCGGCGAACCCGCACCGCTGCGGCTGGACAAAATCGCGGATCATCCCGCCTCGGTGGGGTTTCCGCCGCATCCTCCACCGATGCGGACCTTCCTGGGGGTGCCGATCCGGGTGCGCGACGAATCGTTCGGGACTCTCTACCTGGCCGACAAGCTCAGCGGGCAGCCGTTCAGCGACGACGACGAGGTGCTGGTCCAGGCACTGGCCGCCGCCGCCGGTATCGCCGTGGCGAATGCCCGGCTCTACGAGCAGGCCAGGGCGCGGCAGTCCTGGATCGAGGCGACGCGCGACATCGCCACGGAACTGCTGTCCGGTACGGAGCCCGCGACGGTGTTCCGGCTCGTCGCCGAGGAGGCGCTGACGTTGACCGCGGCCGACGGTGTCGTCGTCGCGGTCCCCGTCGACGAGGGGATGCCGATCGCCGCCGCCCACGAGTTGCTGGTGATCGAAACCGGAGGCAAGGTAACGCCTTCGGCGATCGGGCGAACCCTTGCGGTGGCGCGCACACCTCTCGCCGACGTGCTGGCCGACGGTGCTCCCCTCCCGGTCGAACACTTCGACCTGGACGGTGCGGACCTGGGACCCGCCCTGGTGTTGCCGCTGCGGGCCACCGGCACCGTCGCCGGCGTCGTGATCATGCTGTACGGCGGCGCGGCGGGCTCGTTCACCGACGAACAGGTGGAGATGATGGCCGCGTTCGCCGACCAGGCGGCGCTGGCCTGGCAGCTGGCCACCTCGCAGCGCCGGATGCGGGAACTCGACGTGGTCACCGAGCGGGACCGCATCGCGCGCGACCTGCACGACCACGTGATACAGCGGCTCTTCGCCGTCGGGCTGACGTTGCAGGCCGCGGCCCCGCTCGCGCGCGTGCCCGAAGTGCAGCGGCGGCTCGCCGATGCCGTGGACGACCTGCAGGGTGTCATCCAGAAGATACAGACGACCATCTACGGCCTGCACGGGGCGCCGCAGGGCGCCTCGCTGCGCGAACGGATCGACGAGGCGGTCGCCCGACTCGCCGGCGACCTGCGCACCAGCGTGCAGTTCGTCGGGCCGTTGTCGGTGGTCGAGGGCACCCTGGCCGAACACGCCGAGGCGGTGATCTGCGAAGCGCTCGTCATCGCGCTGCGGCATCCCCGGGTCACCGCGGTGACGATCCGGGTCGTGGTCCACGACGATCTGTGCATCGAGGTGAGCGACGACGGTTGCGGCGCAACGGAAGCCGGTGGCGGCCGGAAATTGGCGCGCCTGCGGCGGCGGGCGGAGCAGGCCGGCGGCGAGCTCACCGTCGAGACCACCGCGGCCGGGGGAACGGTGCTGCGCTGGACCGCGCCGCTCGTCTAA
- a CDS encoding universal stress protein: MFHSAATVVVGVDGSKAAIDAARWAVDEAVSRDMPLRLVYVIEPSEPVGAEVETGGHAAARSALRDAQRAVEATGKPVKIETEILTGKPLVALMEESRAAAMICVGALGRNHAHHGVGSLAAAVAASALCPVAVIRRAPGQPAPRQVSRVVVEADKAALLRFAFDEARLRRAPLCAISVSATAGSDNPDGRRLAQAELRRRIAPWEHLYPDVPVESGVVRGTVDKYLDAAEEPDQLFVTDSRACRELCGTPNAKHSVLAFRFGNL; this comes from the coding sequence ATGTTTCATTCAGCTGCGACCGTCGTCGTCGGCGTGGACGGGTCCAAGGCGGCCATCGATGCGGCCCGGTGGGCCGTCGATGAGGCGGTCAGCCGGGACATGCCGCTGCGGCTGGTCTACGTCATCGAGCCGTCGGAACCGGTCGGCGCGGAAGTCGAGACGGGCGGGCATGCCGCCGCGCGGTCGGCCCTACGCGACGCTCAGCGCGCGGTCGAGGCGACCGGCAAGCCGGTGAAGATCGAGACCGAAATCCTGACGGGGAAGCCGCTGGTCGCACTGATGGAAGAGTCCAGAGCGGCCGCCATGATCTGTGTGGGGGCGCTCGGTCGCAACCACGCCCACCACGGTGTCGGTTCGCTGGCGGCGGCCGTGGCGGCCTCGGCCCTGTGCCCGGTGGCGGTGATCCGGCGGGCGCCGGGCCAGCCGGCGCCCCGGCAGGTCAGCCGCGTCGTCGTGGAAGCGGACAAAGCCGCGCTGTTGCGCTTCGCCTTCGACGAGGCCCGGTTGCGGCGGGCGCCGCTGTGCGCGATCTCGGTCTCCGCGACGGCCGGCTCGGACAACCCCGACGGGAGACGTCTGGCGCAGGCGGAACTGCGCCGGCGGATCGCCCCGTGGGAGCACCTGTACCCCGACGTGCCGGTCGAGTCCGGCGTCGTGCGCGGAACCGTCGACAAGTATCTGGACGCCGCCGAGGAGCCCGACCAATTGTTCGTCACCGACTCGCGCGCCTGCCGCGAGTTGTGCGGCACCCCTAATGCCAAACACTCCGTCCTAGCGTTCCGTTTCGGAAACCTGTAG
- a CDS encoding ISAs1 family transposase, producing MQVANPSIRTRGHTRVPSSPTPPADANPTRHERLLSVLNTVPDPRDRRGVRYSLVGVLALAVTATLAGCRSFAAIGQWAAETAIDNLASFGLTSGSVPDESTLRKLFARIDADALDRALGTWMWTRTFTVEQRRVIALDGKTLRGARTRPDGKAPQLVAAFDHGAGAVLGQVAIDAKSNEIPAVRTLLGQFDLEGAVVTLDAMHTQTDTATAITGAGGDYVFTVKANMPTLHQTLKKLPWKDMPAHTATTVERGRRVTRTIKVADAPDWIDFPDAAQVAQLRRTVTDKATKTVEVVYLITSANHTAAPPQRLAAWVQGHWSIENRLHWVRDVTFAEDGSQVRTGQAPRVMATCRNLAIGILRITGWDNIAAGLRHHARHPDHALKLILTS from the coding sequence ATGCAGGTTGCGAATCCATCCATCCGAACCCGAGGTCACACCCGCGTGCCATCTTCTCCTACGCCGCCTGCCGATGCGAATCCGACGCGCCACGAACGACTGCTGAGTGTCCTCAACACGGTGCCCGACCCACGTGACCGACGCGGGGTGCGTTACTCGTTGGTCGGGGTGCTCGCACTGGCGGTCACAGCTACCTTGGCCGGGTGCCGCTCGTTCGCGGCGATCGGTCAGTGGGCCGCAGAGACCGCAATTGACAATCTGGCCTCGTTCGGACTCACCAGCGGTAGCGTTCCGGACGAATCGACGTTGAGAAAGTTGTTCGCCCGCATCGATGCCGACGCCCTCGACCGGGCGTTGGGCACATGGATGTGGACGCGAACCTTCACCGTCGAGCAACGCCGGGTGATCGCGTTGGACGGCAAGACCCTGCGAGGTGCGCGCACCCGCCCCGACGGTAAGGCGCCGCAGCTGGTCGCCGCGTTCGACCATGGTGCCGGTGCGGTGCTCGGGCAGGTGGCCATCGACGCAAAGAGCAACGAAATACCTGCTGTGCGAACACTGTTGGGACAGTTCGATCTGGAAGGGGCGGTGGTGACCCTTGATGCGATGCACACCCAGACCGACACTGCCACCGCGATCACCGGGGCGGGTGGGGACTACGTGTTCACGGTCAAGGCGAACATGCCCACCCTGCACCAGACGCTCAAGAAGCTGCCGTGGAAGGACATGCCCGCGCACACCGCCACGACTGTTGAGCGTGGCCGGCGGGTCACCCGAACGATCAAGGTCGCCGACGCTCCCGACTGGATCGACTTTCCCGACGCAGCCCAAGTCGCCCAACTGCGCCGCACCGTCACCGACAAAGCAACCAAAACCGTCGAGGTCGTCTACCTGATCACCTCAGCAAACCACACGGCGGCGCCGCCGCAGCGACTCGCCGCCTGGGTACAGGGCCACTGGAGCATAGAAAATCGCCTTCACTGGGTCCGAGACGTCACTTTCGCCGAGGACGGATCACAGGTACGTACCGGTCAAGCGCCACGCGTGATGGCCACCTGCCGCAACCTCGCCATCGGAATACTCCGCATCACCGGATGGGACAACATCGCCGCCGGCCTCCGCCACCACGCCAGACACCCAGATCACGCCCTCAAATTGATCCTGACCTCATGA